The DNA window AGCGATCCGTTACCACGCAGCGGGGTGGAAAAATCCAGCGCTCAAGCCAATGCATCTGCTTACACCTAGTCAATACGTTGGGGTTATAATAGCCAACAATAGCCTCAAGGAAAACAAAATATGAAACAACTCGGTGAACTGCGACACGACTGGACGCTGGCAGAAATCAAAGCCATTATGGATCAACCGTTTAACGATCTGATGTTCCAAGCCCATACCGTGCATCGGCTGCATTTTGACCCCAACGAAGTGCAAGTCAGCACGCTGGTTAACATTAAATCCGGCGGTTGTGCCGAAGACTGTGCCTACTGCTCACAAAGCGCACGCTACGACACCGGGCTGGAAAAACAAAAAATGATGGCGGTACAAGAAGTACTCGACAAAGCCATGCAAGCCAAAGCCAAGGGCGCAACCCGCCTCTGTATGGGCGCGGCCTGGCGCAACCCGAATAAAAAAGACTTTCCGGTGGTATTGGAAATGGTTAAGGTGGTGCGTGATCTCGGCATGGAAACCTGCATGACGCTCGGAATGCTGGATGACGAACAAGTGCAACAGCTTAAAGAAGCAGGCCTGGATTATTACAACCATAACCTCGACACCTCCGAAGCCTACTACTCAAAAGTCATCACCACCCGCAGCTTCCAAGACCGACTCGACACCATCGACAAGGTGCAACAAGCCGGCATTAATGTTTGCTCTGGCGGCATTATCGGCATGGGCGAACAACACAAAGACCGCGC is part of the Thiomicrospira microaerophila genome and encodes:
- the bioB gene encoding biotin synthase BioB — protein: MKQLGELRHDWTLAEIKAIMDQPFNDLMFQAHTVHRLHFDPNEVQVSTLVNIKSGGCAEDCAYCSQSARYDTGLEKQKMMAVQEVLDKAMQAKAKGATRLCMGAAWRNPNKKDFPVVLEMVKVVRDLGMETCMTLGMLDDEQVQQLKEAGLDYYNHNLDTSEAYYSKVITTRSFQDRLDTIDKVQQAGINVCSGGIIGMGEQHKDRAELLRTFANMSQHPGSVPINLLVPIEGTPLEAMRDQTDAFEFIRVIATARILMPKSYVRLSAGRMELNEQAQAWCFFAGANSIFYGDKLLTTDNPEADHDHQLFAKLGLNMQKQTKAHLQDDAQAKTA